A DNA window from Nerophis lumbriciformis linkage group LG03, RoL_Nlum_v2.1, whole genome shotgun sequence contains the following coding sequences:
- the LOC133581548 gene encoding uncharacterized protein, which translates to MQAIVDLAFPPVPEGGSLWLNTLDKLTAGYTLSVADFRGILYRCVSTQDGQNMEQQAGLLAESSTSPVTPYIRGIATAMRSLFPLPCQNTTPTYRWKDGESPYVFIDQAKEQWSRATGVHPSKEGEHRQFFRRAVLDAMPTVVRRRMDDNPDIHGAKNNTWQGHLIHHMQNWTEQDAGRVTRKQLLKLQIAEDENLKEPKGQRSASVYSAVGDLAFESQQVEDTRRVTRRLDSGGGHGALRPRQGENCFICDQPGHWQRECPNSSERDRLPIAAKTSYRHGKGRPRQKPQQEIQTGPLLDISVNGQCYQFVIDTGATHSFLNAEVPKKLCASFLKVEGFAEVTRMLPVTKPLPVQIAGHTLKHPFMVDLHTPCLIGNDLLYRLYPDIQYRTEGTFLVLPDGSTTKLRHHYQSSSMSSYHSLKHQKWLTSPAALSVKTLAD; encoded by the coding sequence ATGCAAGCCATTGTTGACCTTGCTTTCCCACCTGTACCTGAAGGAGGGAGTCTTTGGCTTAACACGTTAGACAAACTAACAGCGGGATACACTCTCTCCGTAGCAGACTTTAGAGGCATTTTGTATCGTTGTGTTTCCACACAAGATGGCCAAAATATGGAACAACAAGCAGGATTATTGGCTGAATCTTCGACTTCACCGGTAACACCGTACATAAGAGGCATAGCTACTGCTATGCGCAGTCTGTTTCCTCTTCCGTGTCAAAATACCACTCCTACATATCGGTGGAAAGATGGTGAGTCACCTTATGTATTTATAGACCAAGCTAAAGAGCAGTGGTCACGTGCTACAGGTGTGCATCCCAGTAAAGAAGGGGAACACCGACAGTTTTTTAGACGAGCAGTACTTGACGCAATGCCAACTGTGGTGAGACGCAGGATGGATGATAACCCTGATATACAcggtgccaaaaacaacacatggcagggacatcttattcatcacatgcaaaattggacagagcaggatgctggtagagtaacaaggaaacaactacttaaattacagatcgctgaagatgaaaatttaaaagaaccaaaaggtcaaagatcagctagcgtatattcagcagtgggtgaccttgcttttgagtcccagcaggtggaggacaCCAGACGTGtgaccagacggttggactcgggtggtggacacggtgctttaaggccaagacagggtgaaaactgtttcatctgtgaccagccgggtcactggcaacgcgaatgtcctaactcctctgaacgagacaggctcccaattgcagccaaaacatcatacaggcatggcaaaggacgcccaaggcagaagccccagcaggaaatacagacaggccccctgctggacataagtgtcaacggacaatgttatcagtttgtgattgacactggtgccacccactcatttctgaatgcagaggtaccaaagaaactgtgtgcttcctttttgaaggtcgaaggcttcgctgaggtcacaagaatgttaccggtcaccaaacctcttccggttcagattgctggacacacactgaagcaccccttcatggttgacctgcacacaccttgcctaattggtaatgacctcctttacagactgtaccctgacattcaatatcgcacagaaggaaccttcctggtgttacctgacggctcaaccaccaagctgcgacaccactaccaaagctcctccatgagctcataccacagcctgaaacaccagaaatggctgacatctccagctgctctatcagtgaaaaccctggctgactga
- the LOC133581561 gene encoding uncharacterized protein isoform X1: MSADVVNIHAQVESVLGALVKAAAAELTRLFESSYAASAAAVRDCGPAENRGGDTKLKPSESLLSGKTTRSIGVQVDQDIDCSLVLSNGDCSLKYKEGEEAHRIFCPLLPAGDDTKQAAAESRVPETDCGQQPDLTLNGVTPDEQKPLVAIPASQKFPLILHCESLAPPPAEAKPQLSRVSTAYSPSPSDGAATLWEQVPVPKGSDNFLQMKLKLSSPDQKLASGCVVRLVNMLTAAEMKAKMQEGGGKKAWPLPKDLRRHQSVHTGHRLCCFTPCGDDVWRLQKVVARSRDGYACAVCGKTFQRRKLLRRHERFHTGEKPYACAKCAKSFALRKNLRRHLRFHTGERPHRCASCGKSFRLRENLKTHLRFHTGEKPYECSLCGKTFRIMQNLEKHNLSLCGDFVPSFKTIAGL, encoded by the exons ATGTCAGCGGACGTCGTGAACATCCACGCCCAAGTGGAGTCCGTGCTGGGCGCCCTCGTCAAAGCCGCCGCGGCGGAGTTGACCAGACTGTTCGAGAGCAGCTACGCAGCCTCGGCTGCGGCGGTGCGGGACTGCGGCCCCGCCGAGAACCGCGGAGGGGATACAAAGTTAAAGCCGTCGGAGAGTTTACTTTCTGGGAAGACAACCCGCAGTATCGGCGTGCAAGTGGACCAAGATATCGACTGCTCGCTCGTCCTTTCAA ATGGAGATTGTTCCTTAAAGTACAAAGAGGGGGAGGAGGCTCACAGAATATTCTGTCCTCTTCTTCCTGCTGGAGACGATACGAAG CAGGCAGCGGCAGAGTCCAGGGTCCCTGAGACGGATTGTGGGCAACAACCTGATTTGACTTTGAATG GTGTGACTCCAGACGAGCAGAAGCCTCTAGTCGCGATCCCGGCAAGTCAGAAGTTTCCGCTAATCCTGCACTGCGAGTCTCTGGCCCCCCCGCCCGCGGAAGCGAAGCCTCAGCTGTCCCGCGTGAGCACAGCCTACAGCCCCTCCCCCAGCGACGGGGCGGCCACGCTCTGGGAGCAAGTCCCCGTGCCAAAAGGCAGCGACAACTTCCTGCAGATGAAGCTGAAACTCTCCTCTCCCGACCAGAAGCTGGCGAGCGGCTGCGTGGTGCGACTGGTCAACATGCTGACCGCCGCCGAGATGAAGGCCAAGATGCAGGAGGGCGGCGGCAAAAAGGCGTGGCCTCTGCCCAAAGACCTGCGGCGCCACCAGAGCGTCCACACGGGACACCGCCTGTGCTGCTTCACGCCGTGCGGCGACGACGTGTGGCGCCTCCAGAAGGTGGTGGCGCGCTCCCGCGACGGCTACGCCTGCGCCGTCTGCGGCAAGACCTTCCAGCGCCGCAAGCTTCTTCGCCGCCACGAGCGCTTCCACACGGGCGAGAAGCCCTACGCCTGCGCCAAGTGCGCCAAGAGCTTCGCGCTCAGGAAGAACCTCCGCCGCCATCTGAGGTTCCACACGGGCGAGCGGCCGCACAGGTGCGCCAGCTGCGGCAAGAGCTTCCGCCTGCGCGAGAACTTGAAGACGCACCTGCGCTTCCACACGGGGGAGAAACCCTACGAGTGCAGCCTGTGCGGCAAGACGTTCCGCATCATGCAGAACCTGGAGAAGCACAACCTCAGCCTGTGCGGGGACTTTGTGCCCTCCTTCAAGACCATCGCCGGCTTGTAG
- the LOC133581561 gene encoding uncharacterized protein isoform X2, with translation MSSKGSPHKASSGTQNEWMNARRVDGDCSLKYKEGEEAHRIFCPLLPAGDDTKQAAAESRVPETDCGQQPDLTLNGVTPDEQKPLVAIPASQKFPLILHCESLAPPPAEAKPQLSRVSTAYSPSPSDGAATLWEQVPVPKGSDNFLQMKLKLSSPDQKLASGCVVRLVNMLTAAEMKAKMQEGGGKKAWPLPKDLRRHQSVHTGHRLCCFTPCGDDVWRLQKVVARSRDGYACAVCGKTFQRRKLLRRHERFHTGEKPYACAKCAKSFALRKNLRRHLRFHTGERPHRCASCGKSFRLRENLKTHLRFHTGEKPYECSLCGKTFRIMQNLEKHNLSLCGDFVPSFKTIAGL, from the exons atgtcatcaaaggGCAGCCCCCATAAGGCTTCCAGCGGCACacagaatgaatggatgaatgcacGAAGGGTTG ATGGAGATTGTTCCTTAAAGTACAAAGAGGGGGAGGAGGCTCACAGAATATTCTGTCCTCTTCTTCCTGCTGGAGACGATACGAAG CAGGCAGCGGCAGAGTCCAGGGTCCCTGAGACGGATTGTGGGCAACAACCTGATTTGACTTTGAATG GTGTGACTCCAGACGAGCAGAAGCCTCTAGTCGCGATCCCGGCAAGTCAGAAGTTTCCGCTAATCCTGCACTGCGAGTCTCTGGCCCCCCCGCCCGCGGAAGCGAAGCCTCAGCTGTCCCGCGTGAGCACAGCCTACAGCCCCTCCCCCAGCGACGGGGCGGCCACGCTCTGGGAGCAAGTCCCCGTGCCAAAAGGCAGCGACAACTTCCTGCAGATGAAGCTGAAACTCTCCTCTCCCGACCAGAAGCTGGCGAGCGGCTGCGTGGTGCGACTGGTCAACATGCTGACCGCCGCCGAGATGAAGGCCAAGATGCAGGAGGGCGGCGGCAAAAAGGCGTGGCCTCTGCCCAAAGACCTGCGGCGCCACCAGAGCGTCCACACGGGACACCGCCTGTGCTGCTTCACGCCGTGCGGCGACGACGTGTGGCGCCTCCAGAAGGTGGTGGCGCGCTCCCGCGACGGCTACGCCTGCGCCGTCTGCGGCAAGACCTTCCAGCGCCGCAAGCTTCTTCGCCGCCACGAGCGCTTCCACACGGGCGAGAAGCCCTACGCCTGCGCCAAGTGCGCCAAGAGCTTCGCGCTCAGGAAGAACCTCCGCCGCCATCTGAGGTTCCACACGGGCGAGCGGCCGCACAGGTGCGCCAGCTGCGGCAAGAGCTTCCGCCTGCGCGAGAACTTGAAGACGCACCTGCGCTTCCACACGGGGGAGAAACCCTACGAGTGCAGCCTGTGCGGCAAGACGTTCCGCATCATGCAGAACCTGGAGAAGCACAACCTCAGCCTGTGCGGGGACTTTGTGCCCTCCTTCAAGACCATCGCCGGCTTGTAG